GTTATTATTTTATGGATATCTGGTTTTTTAGACAGTGTAGATGGGGCCATGGCAAGAATAATAAAAAAGAGTACTTCATGGGGAACCCTTATGGATATTACCTTTGATAGGGTGGTAGAAATGGCTGTTATAATTACCCTTGCTATTAAATATCCTAATTCCCAATTGTTATTTTGTTTTCTGCTATGCTCAATAATTTTATCTATGACAATATTTTTAACAGTTGGGGCTCTATCCCATAACAATGGAATTAAGTCATTTAGATATCAAGCTGGACTTACAGAGAGAACAGAAGGATTTCTTTTTTTAAGTGGTATGGTCTTATTTTCTGGA
This Anaeromicrobium sediminis DNA region includes the following protein-coding sequences:
- a CDS encoding CDP-alcohol phosphatidyltransferase family protein, with the translated sequence MNKEGDNMLDTYGRKYVNPIINTFAKILLKCRCTPNCVTTISLILGIVSALLIYWDITIPGVIILWISGFLDSVDGAMARIIKKSTSWGTLMDITFDRVVEMAVIITLAIKYPNSQLLFCFLLCSIILSMTIFLTVGALSHNNGIKSFRYQAGLTERTEGFLFLSGMVLFSGVRDGISILFTIAIIITALQRMLEAKRILDK